In Tessaracoccus sp. MC1865, the DNA window AGGCGGAGGAGCGGCTGGGCGACGAGTTCCTCGGCCAGGTGCCCGCAGACCAGGTCGGGCAGGTGTTCGCGCAGCTCCGCGAGGAGGGCCCCTTCACGCTGGTCAGCTGGGACGGCACCGACACCCAGGGCACGGCGGAACTCGATTCGCCGGCCACGCCCGTGTTGATGATGATCGCGCTCAAGGACGGCAAGATCGATGGCCTCATGTTCGTGCCCAACGAGAAGGCGCCGGAGATCCAGACCCCGGCGGAGGCGTCCCAGTTGCTGCTCGACAAGGCGCCCACCTCGTCGTTCCTGCTCGCGGAGGTGACCCGCACGGGCGATACCCCGGAGTGCACGCCCATCGAACAGCGCGACGCCGACACGGTGTTGCCGATCGCCTCGATGTTCAAGCTCTACGTGCTGGGCGCGGTCGCCACGGCCGTCGAGAACGGCACGTTGACGTGGGAGCAGGAGTTGACGCTCACCGAAAGTGTCAAGTCGCTGCCCACCGGCAGCCTGCGCAACGAACCGGCCGGCACGGAGGTCACCGTCGAGAAGGCAGCGCTGGAGATGATCTCCAACAGCGACAACACCGCCGCGGACCTCCTCCTCGACGCCGTGGGGCGCGAGGCCGTGGAGGCCGAGCTGGAGACGATGGGGCACCACGCCCCGGAGCTCAACCGGCCGTTCCTCACCACCCGCGAGGCCTTCCAGATGGGTGGCGACCAGGGCATCCGCGCCAAGTGGGCGGCCGCCTCCAACGGCTACGACGACGCCACCGAGGCGGTCTCCGAGGCCCAACGCGCTGTCCTCTCCGGCCTGCCTGAGTGGGACCTGACCTACGACGAGACCACCATGGGCAGCCCGTTCTGGGACGAGGGGATCGACTGGTACGCCACCGCCGCGGACCTCTGCGCGGCCCACGTCAACCTCCAGCAGCGCGCTGCCACGGAGCCGGGCAAGCCCGTGCGCGGCATCCTGGCCGCCTACCCGGGCATAGAGGTGCCCGGCGCGGTGTACATCGGCTTCAAGGGGGGCTCGGTGCCCGGTGCGCTCGGCCTGTCGTTCTACGTGGAGGGGCCGGAGAAGATCCGGGTCCTGGTGCTACAGAGCGCCGGCGACAGCCCGGAATCGGTGCCGCAGCCCAGCTGGATGGCCAGCCTCGCCGAGAACACCCTGGGGTAGGTCCCGCTCGGGAACGTCGCTGCGGAGACTAGGCTGGCCCTATGTCCGAGCCGCATGATCCCACGGGGCTCGAGTTGGCGTCGGAAATCGCCCGCGCCACCGTCGAGGCCTCTGAATACGGCGTCGTGCTGCCCGAACCCGCCGCGCCGCGCACCCCGCGGCGCACGAGGCGGGTGTTCGAGCAGGAGCGCAGCGGCGCGCACCCGGACGACCGCGACCCCAAGCTCGTCGGCGATGTGCTGAACGAGGTGGTGCGCAAGCGGGGATGGAAGCCGCGGATCAACCTGTCGACCGTGTTGCGTCGCTGGCCCGAGCTGGTGGGCGAGTCGAACGCCGCGCACTCCAAACCGGTGAACTATGACGCGGGGGTGCTGATCGTCGACTGCGACTCGACGGCGTGGGCCACCGCCATGCGGTACGCCGCGTCCCAGTTGGTGGCCAAACTCAACGCGGCGCTGGGCGAGCAGACCGTCCTGCGCGTCGAGTTCCGCGGCCCGAAGGCCC includes these proteins:
- a CDS encoding serine hydrolase, producing the protein MRHSRLALAAVVALALSACSGATAPPAPEPTTASAEASTNASPSQKAVPVELPDTPVGEAAQWVLDLLAADAGPTAEEAEERLGDEFLGQVPADQVGQVFAQLREEGPFTLVSWDGTDTQGTAELDSPATPVLMMIALKDGKIDGLMFVPNEKAPEIQTPAEASQLLLDKAPTSSFLLAEVTRTGDTPECTPIEQRDADTVLPIASMFKLYVLGAVATAVENGTLTWEQELTLTESVKSLPTGSLRNEPAGTEVTVEKAALEMISNSDNTAADLLLDAVGREAVEAELETMGHHAPELNRPFLTTREAFQMGGDQGIRAKWAAASNGYDDATEAVSEAQRAVLSGLPEWDLTYDETTMGSPFWDEGIDWYATAADLCAAHVNLQQRAATEPGKPVRGILAAYPGIEVPGAVYIGFKGGSVPGALGLSFYVEGPEKIRVLVLQSAGDSPESVPQPSWMASLAENTLG
- a CDS encoding DUF721 domain-containing protein, with the protein product MSEPHDPTGLELASEIARATVEASEYGVVLPEPAAPRTPRRTRRVFEQERSGAHPDDRDPKLVGDVLNEVVRKRGWKPRINLSTVLRRWPELVGESNAAHSKPVNYDAGVLIVDCDSTAWATAMRYAASQLVAKLNAALGEQTVLRVEFRGPKAPSWKKGLRSVQGRGPRDTYG